A single genomic interval of Pyrobaculum arsenaticum DSM 13514 harbors:
- a CDS encoding M28 family peptidase — translation MAEVFRKCTAYKDLTAGSPREREFLHWLLTFLDTPSVWFHLSPVEVLAWEEVETRLEVGDVALSGLALPYSRSASVEGRLVPVDGDVEGNIAVAKFPEDVDDAKYLLLEAARRGAQAVLFTGRPQRRIVISGEPGFKLDSAPAPIPAASFEDLQSHIGKRARLVMDVNMQTTYSYNLVAFNSLDNTPMISAHWDHWLVGAADNCAGVEAAVLAFSELVADDVPIALGLFTAEEGVAPHLPSFYWAWGSLNYFKRWQPTLLVNIDVVGAGTPRIYAMPYLHRYLTGLGPVEDPVPYFDSVHLERWGLPSVTISSLRDTWGIYHSPLDAYAEPESILYAAELAKRIAKIKPTPPEVSLHEYGIPHVYSPYEAWSIVYNYLVLFRDFTHSDIVYTNVFKFLRSGAGYRRIDLLGGPTLCVEDCKNAVEIYRELVLLRLL, via the coding sequence GTGGCGGAGGTTTTTAGAAAATGCACCGCCTACAAGGATTTAACGGCTGGAAGCCCCAGGGAGAGGGAGTTTCTGCACTGGCTTCTTACATTTTTAGACACGCCGAGCGTCTGGTTCCACCTGTCCCCGGTGGAGGTCTTGGCCTGGGAGGAGGTAGAGACTAGGCTCGAGGTGGGCGACGTGGCCCTTTCAGGCTTGGCCTTGCCCTACTCGAGGTCGGCATCTGTGGAAGGGAGGCTAGTGCCCGTTGACGGGGATGTGGAGGGGAATATCGCCGTGGCCAAGTTTCCCGAGGATGTTGACGACGCCAAGTACTTGCTTTTAGAAGCGGCTCGGAGGGGGGCACAAGCCGTCCTCTTCACTGGGAGGCCCCAGCGGCGTATTGTAATCTCCGGCGAGCCAGGGTTTAAGCTAGACTCGGCCCCCGCGCCCATACCAGCCGCAAGTTTCGAAGATTTACAGAGCCACATAGGGAAGAGGGCCCGGCTTGTGATGGACGTAAATATGCAGACCACGTACAGCTACAACCTCGTAGCTTTCAATAGTCTAGACAACACGCCGATGATATCTGCACATTGGGACCATTGGCTTGTAGGCGCCGCGGACAATTGCGCCGGGGTTGAGGCGGCTGTTCTGGCGTTTAGCGAGCTGGTCGCCGACGATGTGCCGATAGCCCTGGGGCTATTTACAGCAGAGGAGGGGGTAGCCCCCCACCTGCCGTCTTTCTACTGGGCGTGGGGGTCGCTCAACTACTTCAAAAGGTGGCAACCTACGCTTCTAGTCAACATTGACGTAGTTGGGGCCGGCACGCCGAGGATTTACGCAATGCCTTACCTGCACAGGTATTTGACGGGGTTGGGCCCCGTGGAGGACCCCGTACCATATTTCGACAGCGTGCACCTCGAGAGGTGGGGGCTTCCATCGGTAACCATATCCTCGCTGAGGGACACGTGGGGGATCTACCACAGCCCTCTAGACGCATATGCTGAGCCTGAGAGTATCCTATACGCGGCGGAGTTGGCAAAAAGGATAGCCAAGATTAAGCCGACGCCTCCCGAAGTGTCTTTGCACGAGTACGGCATTCCGCACGTGTATAGCCCGTACGAGGCTTGGTCTATTGTGTACAACTATCTTGTGCTCTTCCGCGACTTTACGCACTCCGACATAGTCTACACCAATGTATTTAAATTTCTGAGAAGCGGCGCTGGGTATCGCCGGATAGATCTACTCGGCGGCCCAACTCTCTGTGTGGAGGACTGCAAAAATGCTGTGGAGATTTATCGAGAGCTAGTTCTGCTTAGACTGCTCTAA
- a CDS encoding acylphosphatase, with the protein MKRVVVRVRGELDLPGVPLLRILKSEAVRNNVVGEAKLLGDTLYAVLEGPREGVDRVLKFIPMASPAVKIREMEVREEKYTGQYRDFKIAPS; encoded by the coding sequence ATGAAAAGAGTCGTGGTCAGAGTAAGGGGAGAGCTAGACTTGCCAGGTGTGCCCCTGCTCAGAATACTAAAAAGCGAGGCCGTTAGGAACAACGTTGTGGGAGAAGCTAAGCTGTTAGGGGATACTCTATACGCTGTGCTGGAGGGACCCAGGGAGGGCGTAGACAGAGTTTTGAAATTTATCCCAATGGCCTCCCCGGCGGTGAAGATAAGGGAGATGGAGGTGAGAGAGGAGAAATACACCGGGCAGTATCGCGACTTCAAAATCGCTCCTTCTTAG
- a CDS encoding deacetylase — MLLTHKLFNDWVANTLRELGAEAVEAAGTWDAVREVHSDLFIKAVKRREEEVLAAAAVAEAALGSDRAIFYIGGSMGAGLNAARGGLFNAAVFIAQRTGSAVVSIDRHFPWGTWEIHLERRFPLVAVYSGADGPSYRYLKRRGHRVLAFPIPPGAGDKSFARVVKYVLGILGEPLVLHLGFDIHMSDPTGHLFVSDYFFYSLGKMLASIRRFYISIECPSSPRVFKSALGSLLGGLRGGEPPVSERYEEGEEVEREVGRLIRLAKKERF; from the coding sequence GTGTTGTTGACGCACAAGCTTTTCAACGACTGGGTAGCCAATACTCTGAGGGAGCTAGGCGCAGAGGCAGTAGAGGCTGCGGGCACTTGGGACGCCGTGAGGGAGGTGCACAGCGACTTGTTCATAAAGGCTGTCAAGCGGCGTGAGGAGGAGGTCCTAGCGGCGGCTGCCGTTGCGGAGGCGGCTCTGGGGAGTGACAGGGCCATCTTCTACATCGGCGGCTCAATGGGGGCTGGACTAAACGCGGCGCGGGGCGGCCTATTCAACGCCGCAGTGTTCATCGCCCAGCGCACCGGCTCTGCTGTTGTGTCCATAGATAGGCACTTCCCCTGGGGGACTTGGGAAATCCACCTAGAACGTCGGTTTCCCCTAGTCGCCGTCTACAGCGGGGCCGATGGGCCATCCTATAGGTACTTGAAGAGGCGGGGGCACAGAGTTCTCGCCTTCCCCATCCCCCCGGGAGCTGGGGACAAGAGCTTCGCCAGGGTGGTGAAGTATGTGTTGGGGATTTTGGGGGAGCCGCTGGTGTTGCACCTCGGCTTTGACATACATATGAGTGATCCCACGGGCCACCTCTTCGTCTCGGACTACTTTTTCTACAGCTTGGGAAAGATGCTGGCCTCGATTAGGCGCTTCTACATCTCTATTGAGTGTCCTTCTTCTCCCCGCGTTTTCAAATCCGCGCTTGGCAGTCTGCTTGGCGGCCTCCGCGGGGGCGAGCCGCCAGTATCTGAGAGGTACGAAGAGGGCGAGGAGGTTGAGAGGGAGGTAGGCCGCCTAATTCGCCTAGCTAAGAAGGAGCGATTTTGA
- a CDS encoding prephenate dehydratase, protein MPPLVDGVLAPVIAAEVSRLHKPPVAYLGPEKSFTWEATVALFPHGDLRPRRSITEVFKEVESGAADYGVVPFINSLEGPVGETIDALATHGLSIVAMGEMRITLCVAKKGAPRVLFTHPHAAAQARRLIASLGAEVVYASSTSEAVAEFEKCPGDCAVLASPKALSHLEKTCGVEDGESYTRFAVVSKEGGAAGRWALLIFAVPNVAGALHKALTPLAERGINMSLIYSRPTRLSPWDYFFVAEVETSGELEAALEEMRRRTTMLKTVGRYNLVKIPP, encoded by the coding sequence GTGCCCCCCCTTGTCGACGGGGTCTTGGCGCCTGTAATAGCAGCAGAAGTGTCGCGGCTTCACAAACCCCCAGTCGCCTATCTGGGACCTGAGAAGTCCTTCACCTGGGAGGCTACCGTCGCCTTGTTTCCACACGGCGACTTGAGGCCGAGGAGGTCAATAACCGAGGTTTTTAAAGAAGTGGAGAGCGGAGCCGCCGACTACGGGGTGGTGCCTTTTATAAACAGCCTCGAGGGCCCTGTGGGGGAGACTATAGACGCCCTTGCCACGCACGGCCTCAGCATAGTGGCCATGGGCGAAATGAGGATCACGCTCTGCGTTGCTAAGAAGGGCGCGCCGAGGGTGTTGTTCACGCACCCGCACGCGGCGGCGCAGGCGAGGAGGCTAATCGCATCGCTGGGCGCCGAGGTCGTCTACGCCAGCTCGACATCGGAGGCCGTGGCGGAGTTTGAGAAGTGCCCCGGCGACTGCGCCGTGCTCGCCTCGCCCAAGGCGCTTAGCCATTTGGAAAAGACCTGCGGCGTGGAGGACGGTGAGAGCTACACGAGATTCGCCGTAGTCTCCAAGGAAGGCGGGGCCGCGGGGCGGTGGGCCCTCCTCATATTTGCAGTGCCCAACGTCGCTGGCGCATTGCACAAAGCGCTGACCCCCCTAGCGGAGCGCGGCATAAACATGTCGCTCATATACTCCAGGCCCACCCGGCTGTCCCCCTGGGACTACTTCTTCGTCGCAGAAGTCGAGACCTCCGGCGAGCTGGAAGCCGCGCTAGAGGAGATGAGGCGGCGCACCACCATGCTGAAGACAGTGGGCAGATACAACTTAGTCAAGATACCCCCGTAA